CTTTTTGAACATCCTTGCTTGAGCTTTCTCTTTTGATTGAAACTTTTTCAACATTTACTTTTTCTACTTTTTCAGTTTTTTCAACATTGATTTTTTCAGCTTTAGCACTTGTTTTAACACTAGCTTTTTTTGGTGTACTTTCAGCTTTGTCACTTACTTTTGTTTTAGGAGTTTTAGCTTTAAGAGCTGTTTTATCAGAAGTTTTTTCTTTAGTAGCTTTTGTTATTTTTGGAGCTTTTTCTTCTGTGCTTTTAGTTTTAGTTGTTTTTTTAACTTCAACCATGACTATTCTCCTTTTCCTTCTTGTTCTTCTTTAGCTTTTTCGATTAAGCTTTCCATTTCTTCAATTGACATATCATTTTTTAAGTTGATATTGTATTTTTTAGAAATTTCAAATAAGTGGTTTTTCTTTGCAACAATTTCCAAATCAACAAGTTTAACAGCTTCTTTAGATGGAATTTTTTTTGCACATTCTTTGATAACAACAAATCCTTTTTTAGGTCCAGGAACAGCTCCTTTAACTAATAGAATATTATTTTTAACATCAGTCATAATAACTTCTAGATTTTGAATTGTAACTTGTTCATGTCCAAGATGACCTGGCATTGTCATACCTTTAACAACTTTGTTTCCTGAAATATCTCCAAGAGAACCAGTTTGTCTAACAGGTTTGCTTCCTCCACCTCCACCGTGAGATTTTGGACCTATTTTTTGATTATGTCTTTTAATGGTTCCGGCAAATCCTTTACCTTTTGAAATACCAGTTACATCAACAAATTCTCCTGGAGTAAATATAGATACATCAACGTTTGATCCTAGTTCAAAACCTTGCATATCTCTAATTTCTTTTACAAATCTTTTTGGTGTAGTGTTTGCTTTTGCAAAATGCCCGATTTCAGGCTTTCTTTGTCTTGATTTTTTCTTGTCTTCAAGACTTAATTGGATCGCTTTGTAACCGTTTTTTTCATCGGTTAAAACATTAGAAACAATATTTGGTTTAACTTCAATTAGAGTAACTGGAATAACAATTCCATTGTCACTGAAAATTTGGGTCATACCAACTTTTCGTCCTAAAATTCCTTTCATAGTTTTCTCCTTAATAATAAATAGTTAATTTTAATAGGAATTTTTAAGCTCTTAAATTAATAATAAGACTTAAAAATTCATTAAATTTTGTCTTAGCAGTTTTATTAATTAATAATGACTACTTAACTTTAAATTCAACTTCAACACCAGCTGGCATTTCTGTTCTTTTTAAAATTTCGACAAATTTTGGACCTGGATTATTGAAAACAATAAATCTTTTATATGTTCTTCTTTCGAATTGCTCTCTTGATTTTTTGTTAACGTGAACAGATCTTAAGATTGTAAAAATTTCTCTTTTTGTTGGTAATGGTATTGGTCCACTATAGTCAATTTTTTCTTTTGAAGCTAAAATAAGCACTTTTTTAACAGCATCATCAACTAATTTGTGATCGAAGCTCTTAAATTTCATAGCTAGTTTTTCTTTTTTCATAGATAGTTGTCTCCTTTTGTTCTTAATGAACTAGACTCCTCATAAAAACCTGATAACCACGAACAACTTATTTTGGTGTATCAGCAACCTTATGTCTCAAAGTCAAGTTTCTTATCAATTATATACTAACTTAAAAAAATCCATTGCTTTTTTTTAAGAATTTTTTTAATAAAAAATAAGGAATTTTTTTGGCCTTTTCAAAGACAAAAAATTTCTTAAAATTACTCAAAAGCTCATCATAAATTTACTATTCAAGTTTTTGCTAAAAATTTAATTGCTTAGTAATATTAATGCTTTTTTTAAAAAAAGCTAAAAAATAAAATTGGATAGTTGATCCAATTTCAAAGTTTAAATTAAGCATTTCTTGATTTATAAATATATGATAAAAATACAACCAAAACAGAAGAAGTTATTGAAAAATTAATTAAGTTAAAAGCAATGTATAAACTATAACTTCCTGCAAAATAATTATTTATAAAGAAAAAGAAAGACTTAATTCCATCATATTTTTCAACAATTTCAACTAAGCTAACACTTTTGATGACTCTAAAAAGTTTAAAGTAAAGCAAATTAAACAAAAATGTATTTAAAGTTGAAATGAAAAGGGCTAAAAATATTGTTGTAAAAACTAAAATAGCAAGAATTTCAATTTTTTTCAGTTCATAGTAGTAATTAATGTAATAAAACTTGTTTAAAGTAAATTTAATTTTTTTTAAATGAGACTTTGTTTTAAATAAAATAAAAATGAATTTAAATAAGATATAAAAATTTAAAAACATTCAATTGGTTAACATATTAATAAAATTACCAAGCAAGGAAATATCAGTATAGCCACTTAAAAAGCTGGGGGCTATTAAAAATTTTAAGATCAAGTT
The sequence above is a segment of the Mycoplasmopsis pulmonis genome. Coding sequences within it:
- the rplC gene encoding 50S ribosomal protein L3; translation: MKGILGRKVGMTQIFSDNGIVIPVTLIEVKPNIVSNVLTDEKNGYKAIQLSLEDKKKSRQRKPEIGHFAKANTTPKRFVKEIRDMQGFELGSNVDVSIFTPGEFVDVTGISKGKGFAGTIKRHNQKIGPKSHGGGGGSKPVRQTGSLGDISGNKVVKGMTMPGHLGHEQVTIQNLEVIMTDVKNNILLVKGAVPGPKKGFVVIKECAKKIPSKEAVKLVDLEIVAKKNHLFEISKKYNINLKNDMSIEEMESLIEKAKEEQEGKGE
- the rpsJ gene encoding 30S ribosomal protein S10, producing the protein MKKEKLAMKFKSFDHKLVDDAVKKVLILASKEKIDYSGPIPLPTKREIFTILRSVHVNKKSREQFERRTYKRFIVFNNPGPKFVEILKRTEMPAGVEVEFKVK
- a CDS encoding MPN527 family putative ECF transporter permease subunit — encoded protein: MENISLYKNYLEKKISKLSLLSESSDLPNQRIVKKLKNLTEKKEKLEVKENEKNNLFQSTKDIFYGNRIIFRISFSAITFSLVLIFTFFSKYMKIFGFLEIDISVIFIFATYTISGYRLALLNLILKFLIAPSFLSGYTDISLLGNFINMLTNWMFLNFYILFKFIFILFKTKSHLKKIKFTLNKFYYINYYYELKKIEILAILVFTTIFLALFISTLNTFLFNLLYFKLFRVIKSVSLVEIVEKYDGIKSFFFFINNYFAGSYSLYIAFNLINFSITSSVLVVFLSYIYKSRNA